One genomic segment of Pseudobdellovibrionaceae bacterium includes these proteins:
- a CDS encoding aminopeptidase P N-terminal domain-containing protein, translated as MRADLKQRRRRLAQNLVQKNAKGVALGSFQEGFDANLFYLTGLREKAVLVLAQDAETLYLPERSPREITFDGAGPDRAELARCTGIDSIVHISETDLAKLQIPRADETVKRRLAELRWVKDEFERAQMREAARISRHAHDLAHALLREGLSEWELRVEFERALFLNGCRETAYTTIAAANEHANTLHYIDARGTLLSGGVVLLDGGGKFEGYAADITSTWIVGEASEEQARVFEIVRRAQTAAIEMVKPGVTMNALQTRTEEVLYEGLKAAGIVRKQAELKELFPHRVSHWIGLDVHDPKMSAQDGDRELVEGVTLTIEPGLYFHERASRDYGRYRGIGARFEEDVLVNRKGYEVLSRPKTA; from the coding sequence ATGCGCGCGGATCTAAAGCAGAGACGTCGTCGGTTGGCCCAAAACCTGGTTCAAAAAAACGCGAAAGGGGTGGCCCTGGGCTCTTTCCAGGAGGGCTTCGACGCGAATCTTTTCTACCTGACCGGACTGCGCGAGAAGGCGGTCCTCGTTCTGGCGCAAGACGCCGAGACCCTTTACCTGCCCGAACGCAGCCCGCGCGAGATCACCTTCGACGGCGCCGGGCCGGACCGCGCCGAGCTGGCACGCTGCACCGGTATCGACAGCATCGTCCACATCAGCGAAACCGATCTCGCCAAACTTCAGATCCCGCGGGCGGACGAGACGGTCAAGCGACGGCTCGCCGAACTGCGCTGGGTGAAAGATGAGTTCGAACGCGCGCAGATGCGGGAAGCCGCCCGGATCTCGCGTCACGCGCACGATCTGGCCCACGCGCTTTTACGTGAAGGCTTGAGCGAGTGGGAGCTGCGCGTGGAATTCGAACGCGCCCTTTTTCTGAACGGCTGTCGCGAGACGGCGTACACGACGATCGCGGCCGCGAACGAACACGCGAACACGCTTCACTACATCGATGCGCGCGGCACGCTCCTCAGCGGTGGCGTGGTGCTTCTGGACGGCGGCGGCAAATTCGAAGGTTACGCCGCGGACATCACGAGCACCTGGATCGTCGGCGAGGCCAGCGAAGAGCAAGCACGCGTTTTCGAGATCGTGCGGCGCGCGCAAACGGCCGCGATCGAAATGGTCAAGCCGGGCGTGACGATGAACGCCCTGCAAACCCGTACGGAAGAAGTTCTTTACGAGGGATTGAAAGCGGCGGGCATCGTTCGCAAACAAGCGGAGCTCAAAGAGCTTTTCCCGCACCGGGTCTCGCACTGGATCGGTCTTGACGTCCACGATCCGAAGATGTCCGCCCAAGACGGGGACCGCGAGCTGGTGGAGGGCGTGACCTTGACGATCGAGCCGGGTCTTTACTTCCACGAACGCGCCTCGCGCGACTACGGACGCTACCGTGGCATCGGCGCGCGCTTCGAGGAAGACGTGCTCGTGAACCGGAAGGGGTACGAGGTCCTGTCTCGCCCAAAGACGGCTTAG
- a CDS encoding helix-turn-helix transcriptional regulator → MKESLRAKGWTYRHLADRLGLSESGLKKSMTTGDLSLSRLFRICEICELNPAELLAAADERGIAAVELSREQEEFLMKNPRALRLYWRLKVDGLTRAEFQKRYGVAREETSQWLAKLERVGLLKVNPRGQIEFTHRGSIRWKAESPLVKYLNGLWSRRLIDRAIEGSSTHDFINIAGLRLTESQLTELRQDLLTTFEKYSRTSGGRPAPGHSAKSLALLIAFTPFDFEL, encoded by the coding sequence GTGAAAGAATCCCTCCGCGCGAAAGGCTGGACCTACCGGCATCTGGCCGACCGGCTGGGCCTTTCCGAGTCGGGACTGAAGAAATCCATGACCACCGGGGACCTGAGCCTGTCGCGGCTTTTCCGAATCTGCGAGATCTGCGAACTGAATCCCGCCGAGCTTCTGGCGGCGGCAGACGAACGCGGGATCGCCGCGGTGGAACTGTCCCGCGAGCAAGAGGAATTCTTGATGAAAAACCCGCGGGCGCTACGCCTTTACTGGCGTTTGAAAGTCGACGGCCTCACGCGCGCGGAATTTCAGAAACGTTACGGAGTCGCGCGCGAAGAAACCTCGCAGTGGCTCGCGAAACTCGAGCGCGTCGGTCTACTGAAGGTCAATCCCCGCGGCCAAATCGAATTCACGCACCGGGGCTCCATTCGCTGGAAAGCGGAAAGCCCGTTGGTCAAATACCTGAACGGCCTGTGGTCACGCCGCCTGATCGATCGCGCCATCGAAGGCTCGTCCACCCACGATTTCATCAATATCGCGGGGCTTCGCCTGACCGAGTCCCAACTCACCGAACTCCGCCAAGACCTGCTCACCACCTTCGAAAAGTACTCGCGCACCTCCGGCGGCCGTCCGGCCCCCGGCCACTCCGCCAAGTCCCTGGCCCTCCTGATCGCCTTCACCCCGTTCGACTTCGAGCTCTAG
- a CDS encoding protein BatD produces the protein MAKTGKLLLAALLLWGGVAVGAEPDIRVEGTLDRRQIGVGQEFMYTVSVISNESVNAEDPTIPDLDGIRVTNTGTSSSTSSNMRAGPSGWKIETTQRTDYSFMMIALRAGSLTIPPFSLRVNGKLFQTKPVVMTVANQAVPPSSPPPGGGSPFGQGQMPSPEDLLDDPDALFRALLNRRLQAPPAHNDLPTNPNEVLFIQTEVDKKEVYEGEQVTANWYILVRGNLLSLDRTKFPDLKGFWKEIIEEVPALQFSQEVINGQVYRRALLASHALFPIKAGTSIIDEYRIKGRVQVPTSAFGFGKDYAFTKASDRVPITVKPLPTEGRPPDFTGAVGLFNVNAQFDNNIVTLNQPMTLKIRFEGTGNAKLIEMPQVDWPASLEMVEVKSESRFFKNGQSFKEFEFILIPRQAGDLAVPPISVSLFNPETHQYYTRTLENVVLKVIDNGSGKNALPSARISDKKPEAPKELTLPPPMIESQAGAGLFANVGVRMALLFALYAFSFIALGVRAFQVFTGREQKKDLTKLLARRMKKAEASAGAGDYRAAGVEMINLFAEILGDISGQGGSHKEVEKMLELGPPSLRRQHGDQILQQLSHFQTLAFAPEDLLRTAKNPPELTKKVRESRTLLAAIIASR, from the coding sequence GTGGCAAAGACTGGTAAACTTCTGCTCGCGGCGCTTCTTCTGTGGGGCGGCGTCGCGGTCGGGGCCGAGCCGGACATTCGCGTCGAGGGAACTCTCGATCGTCGCCAGATCGGCGTCGGGCAAGAGTTCATGTACACGGTGTCGGTGATCTCGAATGAATCGGTGAATGCCGAGGATCCCACGATTCCCGATCTGGACGGCATCCGCGTGACCAATACGGGGACCTCGTCGTCGACCTCGTCCAACATGCGGGCCGGTCCCAGTGGCTGGAAGATCGAAACCACTCAGCGCACGGATTACAGCTTCATGATGATCGCGCTGCGGGCGGGAAGTCTGACGATCCCGCCCTTCTCGTTACGGGTGAACGGCAAGCTCTTCCAAACCAAACCCGTCGTCATGACGGTGGCGAATCAGGCGGTGCCACCGTCTTCGCCTCCTCCGGGTGGGGGATCGCCCTTCGGTCAAGGGCAGATGCCCAGCCCCGAGGATCTGCTCGATGATCCGGACGCGCTTTTCCGCGCGCTTTTGAATCGCCGCTTGCAGGCTCCGCCCGCGCACAACGATCTGCCCACGAATCCCAACGAGGTTCTGTTCATCCAGACCGAAGTGGACAAAAAGGAAGTCTACGAGGGCGAGCAGGTCACCGCCAATTGGTACATTCTGGTGCGCGGGAATCTTCTGTCCTTGGACCGCACGAAGTTCCCCGATCTGAAGGGCTTCTGGAAAGAGATCATCGAGGAAGTTCCGGCTTTGCAGTTCAGCCAGGAAGTGATCAACGGTCAGGTCTACCGTCGCGCGCTGCTGGCTTCGCATGCGCTCTTCCCGATCAAAGCGGGGACCTCGATCATCGACGAATATCGCATCAAGGGCCGCGTGCAGGTGCCGACCTCGGCCTTCGGTTTCGGCAAAGACTATGCGTTCACGAAGGCCTCGGACCGGGTACCGATCACGGTGAAGCCGCTCCCGACCGAGGGGCGCCCGCCGGATTTCACCGGGGCGGTGGGGCTTTTCAATGTGAACGCGCAGTTCGATAACAACATCGTCACGCTCAATCAGCCCATGACCTTGAAGATCCGCTTCGAGGGCACGGGGAACGCGAAGTTGATCGAGATGCCGCAGGTCGATTGGCCGGCGAGCCTCGAGATGGTGGAAGTGAAGAGCGAGTCGCGTTTCTTCAAGAACGGGCAGAGCTTCAAAGAGTTCGAGTTCATCCTGATTCCGCGCCAGGCGGGCGATCTGGCGGTGCCGCCGATTTCGGTCAGCCTCTTCAATCCCGAAACGCACCAGTACTATACGCGCACGCTCGAGAACGTGGTGCTGAAGGTCATCGACAACGGCTCGGGGAAGAATGCGTTACCTTCGGCGCGAATCTCGGACAAAAAACCGGAAGCACCGAAAGAGCTGACGCTGCCGCCACCCATGATCGAGTCCCAGGCCGGGGCGGGTTTGTTCGCGAACGTCGGTGTGCGGATGGCGCTGCTGTTCGCGCTCTACGCCTTCAGCTTCATCGCGCTGGGCGTCCGCGCCTTCCAAGTGTTCACGGGCCGCGAGCAGAAAAAAGATCTGACGAAACTCCTCGCCCGCCGCATGAAAAAAGCCGAAGCCTCCGCGGGCGCGGGCGATTACCGCGCGGCCGGCGTCGAGATGATCAACCTCTTCGCCGAAATCCTGGGCGATATCTCGGGCCAAGGCGGCTCCCACAAAGAAGTCGAAAAAATGCTAGAGCTGGGCCCGCCCTCTTTGCGCCGCCAACACGGCGATCAAATCCTGCAACAACTCTCCCATTTCCAAACCCTGGCCTTCGCGCCCGAAGACCTCCTCCGCACAGCCAAAAACCCCCCGGAACTCACCAAAAAAGTCCGCGAGTCCCGCACACTCCTCGCCGCCATCATCGCCTCCCGCTAA
- a CDS encoding tetratricopeptide repeat protein produces the protein MRILLAALTTIFVLGLVWLLLPESLKLEAQEKASVQAFMNNRAAVSSFESGDLGLALSRWTTALSYNPSEAKLHYNLGLGFQVSQRGPEAESSYGMVLKSPHVTPEEKFAVEYNLGVMAQKNKDVDGALKHYQAALDIEPQSLETKINIELLIQQGGGGGQGQQDQEGDQKQDPKDGEGEGEKDQPPKQYAPNKPQKPQFRSEELTPSDVNKILGELKQQEQRIRAEFGKRQQQKEAPGGKDW, from the coding sequence ATGAGAATTTTGCTGGCCGCATTGACCACGATTTTCGTCCTCGGTTTGGTTTGGCTCCTTTTGCCGGAGTCTTTGAAACTCGAAGCGCAAGAGAAAGCCTCGGTGCAGGCCTTCATGAACAACCGCGCGGCGGTCAGCTCGTTCGAAAGCGGTGATTTGGGGTTGGCGCTTTCCCGTTGGACGACGGCGCTTTCCTACAATCCGTCGGAAGCAAAGTTGCACTACAACTTGGGTCTTGGCTTTCAGGTTTCGCAGCGCGGGCCCGAGGCCGAGTCCTCTTACGGCATGGTTTTGAAGTCGCCACACGTGACGCCCGAAGAAAAGTTCGCCGTCGAGTACAACCTGGGCGTCATGGCGCAGAAGAACAAAGACGTCGACGGCGCCTTGAAACATTACCAGGCCGCGCTCGACATTGAGCCGCAGTCTTTAGAGACGAAGATCAACATCGAACTCTTGATTCAACAAGGGGGCGGCGGCGGTCAAGGGCAGCAGGATCAAGAGGGCGATCAGAAACAAGATCCCAAAGACGGCGAAGGCGAGGGTGAAAAAGATCAACCGCCGAAGCAATACGCGCCCAACAAGCCGCAGAAGCCCCAGTTTCGCAGCGAAGAGCTGACCCCTTCGGATGTGAACAAGATCCTCGGTGAACTGAAACAACAAGAGCAGCGCATCCGCGCCGAGTTCGGCAAACGTCAACAGCAGAAGGAGGCTCCCGGTGGCAAAGACTGGTAA